A window of the Cuculus canorus isolate bCucCan1 chromosome 3, bCucCan1.pri, whole genome shotgun sequence genome harbors these coding sequences:
- the LBH gene encoding protein LBH: protein MSVLCPLPCPDYLRSAEMTEVMMNTPAMDEIGLSPRKDGLSYQIFPDPSDFDRYCKLKDRLPSIVVEPTEGDVESGELRWPPEEFLVQEEEEENCEDAKKDNKEQ from the exons ATGTCTGTGCTGTGTCCCTTGCCCTG CCCTGATTATCTGAGATCAGCTGAAATGACTGAAGTGATGATGAACACCCCAGCTATGGATGAGATTGGGCTAAGCCCCCGCAAGGACGGCCTGTCATATCAG ATCTTCCCTGATCCCTCAGACTTTGATCGCTACTGTAAGCTGAAGGACCGCCTGCCCTCAATTGTGGTGGAGCCAACGGAGGGCGATGTGGAGAGCGGTGAGCTGAGATGGCCACCCGAAGAGTTCTtggtgcaggaggaggaggaagaaaactgtgAAGATGCAAAGAAGGACAACAAGGAGCAATAA